In the Anser cygnoides isolate HZ-2024a breed goose chromosome 27, Taihu_goose_T2T_genome, whole genome shotgun sequence genome, one interval contains:
- the DIRAS1 gene encoding GTP-binding protein Di-Ras1 translates to MPEQSNDYRVVVFGAGGVGKSSLVLRFVKGTFRDTYIPTIEDTYRQVISCDKSVCTLQITDTTGSHQFPAMQRLSISKGHAFILVFSVTSKQSLEELKPIYQQIVQIKGSVESIPIMLVGNKCDETQREVESREGEAVAKEWKCAFMETSAKMNYNVKELFQELLNLEKRRNVSLTIDGKRSSKQKRTDKIKGKCSVM, encoded by the coding sequence ATGCCGGAGCAGAGCAACGACTACCGGGTGGTGGTGTTCGGCGCCGGCGGCGTGGGCAAGAGCTCGCTGGTGCTGCGCTTCGTGAAGGGGACGTTCCGGGACACCTACATCCCCACCATCGAGGACACCTACCGCCAGGTGATCAGCTGCGACAAGAGCGTCTGCACCCTGCAGATCACCGACACCACGGGCAGCCACCAGTTCCCGGCCATGCAGCGCCTGTCCATCTCCAAGGGCCATGCCTTCATCCTGGTCTTCTCCGTCACCAGCAAGCAGTCCCTGGAGGAGCTGAAGCCCATCTACCAGCAGATCGTGCAGATCAAGGGCAGCGTGGAGAGCATCCCCATCATGCTGGTGGGCAACAAGTGCGACGAGACCCAGCGGGAGGTGGAGAGCAGAGAGGGGGAGGCCGTGGCCAAGGAGTGGAAGTGCGCCTTCATGGAGACCTCGGCCAAGATGAACTACAACGTCAAGGAGCTcttccaggagctgctgaacctggagaagaggaggaacgTCAGCCTCACCATCGACGGCAAGCGCTCCAGCAAGCAGAAGAGGACAGACAAAATCAAGGGGAAGTGCAGCGTCATGTAG